From one Mesomycoplasma ovipneumoniae genomic stretch:
- a CDS encoding IS3 family transposase, whose protein sequence is MKQYKFTIEDKFKYIKIAESKGLKNAILHFAEEFREIYKSKSKSKKAHKEWMLHIYANNLIRNWQKKFYNNDMKSLISTRGKIKSPRKPKKKYTINDLSENDREIYQEIMENVLRRYGIDPAIVLEEVKKRKQEQEKDKNKIENSTRICSVFNVNRSSIYEKIRVKKPPKKMIYDEKLLEWIRENFNLNRKVKGRDILYNIYINQGNYVSTYMFQKHYEFLGLKSIAYKRQGKPAPKEKKFTRIWTEDHIKGEFSSENFGEKWFADIKFIKINNEWFYLHSIIETKSNYLLNFSISKTRFSEETINLVKETIKKYNIKPKFFHSDHGVEYANYKFANFLRQNNIQQSMSPKGNALANRPIEYFYAVFQRELINIEGQNFENVAIAYQKISEFIDWYNDQRPQSCLSYKTPSYYMR, encoded by the coding sequence ATGAAACAATACAAATTCACAATTGAAGACAAATTTAAATATATCAAAATTGCCGAATCTAAAGGGTTAAAAAATGCAATTTTGCATTTTGCTGAAGAATTTAGAGAAATTTACAAAAGCAAATCAAAAAGTAAAAAAGCACATAAAGAATGAATGTTGCATATATATGCTAATAATTTGATAAGAAATTGGCAAAAAAAGTTTTATAATAATGATATGAAAAGTCTAATAAGCACTCGTGGAAAAATCAAATCTCCGCGTAAACCAAAAAAGAAATATACAATTAATGATCTTTCTGAAAATGATCGTGAAATTTATCAAGAAATAATGGAGAATGTTCTTAGAAGATACGGGATTGACCCCGCAATTGTTCTTGAGGAAGTCAAAAAACGAAAACAAGAGCAAGAAAAAGATAAAAACAAAATCGAAAATTCCACTAGAATTTGTAGTGTTTTTAACGTTAATCGCAGTTCGATTTATGAGAAAATAAGGGTGAAAAAACCACCAAAGAAAATGATTTATGATGAAAAGTTACTTGAGTGAATTCGTGAAAATTTCAATTTGAATCGAAAGGTAAAAGGCCGAGACATCCTATATAATATTTACATAAATCAGGGAAATTATGTAAGCACGTACATGTTTCAAAAACACTACGAATTTTTAGGATTAAAATCAATTGCTTATAAAAGGCAAGGAAAACCAGCGCCAAAAGAGAAAAAGTTTACGCGAATTTGGACTGAAGATCATATCAAAGGTGAATTTAGCTCAGAAAATTTTGGTGAAAAATGGTTTGCTGATATTAAATTTATCAAAATTAACAACGAATGATTTTACCTACACTCAATTATTGAAACAAAATCCAATTACTTGCTCAATTTTTCGATTTCTAAAACAAGATTTTCAGAAGAAACTATAAACTTAGTAAAAGAAACAATCAAAAAGTATAATATTAAACCAAAATTTTTCCATTCAGATCATGGCGTGGAATATGCGAACTACAAATTTGCTAATTTTTTAAGACAAAACAATATCCAACAATCAATGTCACCAAAAGGAAATGCTCTTGCAAACCGACCTATTGAATATTTTTATGCCGTTTTTCAACGCGAATTGATTAATATTGAGGGCCAAAATTTTGAAAATGTGGCTATTGCTTATCAAAAAATAAGTGAATTTATTGATTGGTATAACGATCAAAGGCCTCAAAGTTGTTTATCATATAAAACTCCAAGCTATTATATGAGGTAA
- a CDS encoding APC family permease: MLVGSVVGIGIFFKNNSIAATTNNNGYAWLFAWIIGGIISLFAAISFSEISFLKQTKLNGLANWSYQIGGKKSGYFVLFSYGFYYLGMLSLILGIFSSEITIWFFQTASGSSFSFPFWAHILLGAFFTILFVTTNYVSVKFSGYVALVSTVLKFVPLIIAVFAGIFFPTTHNAGGSSAFVVTEKNSFDFSKLVLALPAVLFAYDSFLSVGSIHNKVQKASKRVPLIITAGMILIASVYTLIGLSSALHNKGTISGLISDVFPANAARGITIFVAVFLLISTYGVANSLNAAFVNQVRDLVKLNAIVGAHSLKKKYSNEKVTIFYLFITLVFWALVIYIPSLAIKLPKKDGTGIGFGSDVIVDSMSNFPSLIFFGVYMAIIVAYSRKKIKYPNSIERKINPKLYWISAIISSSLILIAVAAFIYSQIYAVATQAHSSSGAGVFADNGLMLTNIGSFLIFITQILIFVSFPYINYFLISKVDKFDLFDNFDSAKIEKAE, from the coding sequence ATGCTCGTTGGCTCAGTTGTCGGAATCGGAATTTTTTTCAAAAATAACAGCATCGCCGCAACCACTAATAATAATGGTTATGCATGACTTTTTGCTTGAATTATTGGAGGAATAATTTCGCTTTTTGCTGCAATTAGTTTTTCTGAAATTAGCTTTTTAAAACAAACCAAACTAAATGGGCTAGCAAACTGGTCTTACCAAATTGGTGGCAAAAAAAGTGGTTATTTTGTCTTATTTAGTTACGGATTTTATTATTTAGGAATGCTAAGCCTAATTTTAGGAATATTTTCGTCTGAAATTACAATTTGGTTTTTTCAGACAGCTAGTGGCTCTAGTTTTTCATTTCCGTTTTGGGCTCACATATTATTAGGTGCTTTTTTTACTATTTTATTTGTAACAACAAATTATGTTTCTGTTAAATTTTCTGGATATGTTGCACTTGTTTCAACAGTTTTAAAATTTGTTCCATTAATTATTGCTGTCTTTGCTGGGATTTTTTTTCCAACAACTCATAATGCTGGTGGTTCTAGTGCTTTTGTAGTAACTGAAAAAAATAGTTTTGATTTTTCAAAATTAGTGCTTGCACTTCCAGCGGTTTTGTTTGCTTATGATTCATTTCTTTCAGTTGGTTCAATTCATAATAAAGTTCAAAAAGCAAGTAAAAGAGTCCCTTTGATTATTACAGCGGGGATGATTTTAATTGCTAGCGTTTACACTCTTATTGGTTTATCATCAGCGCTGCATAATAAGGGAACAATTTCAGGTCTAATTAGTGACGTTTTCCCGGCTAATGCAGCCCGTGGCATTACTATTTTTGTGGCTGTTTTCCTTTTGATTTCAACATACGGTGTGGCTAATTCTTTAAATGCTGCATTTGTAAATCAAGTTAGAGACCTTGTAAAATTAAATGCAATTGTTGGCGCTCATAGTTTAAAAAAGAAATATTCTAACGAAAAAGTTACAATTTTTTATCTTTTTATTACATTAGTGTTTTGGGCGCTTGTTATTTATATTCCTTCGCTAGCCATTAAACTTCCAAAAAAAGATGGAACAGGAATTGGATTTGGTAGTGATGTTATTGTTGATTCGATGTCCAATTTCCCTTCACTAATTTTCTTTGGTGTATATATGGCAATTATTGTCGCCTATTCACGCAAAAAAATAAAGTATCCTAATTCAATTGAGCGTAAAATTAACCCAAAATTATATTGAATTTCAGCAATAATTTCTTCAAGTTTAATTCTAATTGCCGTTGCCGCCTTTATTTATTCACAAATTTATGCCGTTGCAACACAAGCTCATTCTTCTTCTGGTGCTGGAGTTTTTGCTGATAATGGTTTAATGCTTACAAATATTGGTAGTTTTCTAATTTTTATTACACAAATATTAATATTTGTTTCTTTCCCTTATATTAATTACTTCTTAATTTCTAAAGTTGATAAATTTGATTTGTTTGATAATTTTGACTCAGCTAAAATTGAAAAAGCTGAATAA
- a CDS encoding Mhp366/Mhp367 family surface (lipo)protein yields the protein MKNLSKYLFYLGFLSPFVVISCTSQIQFVKNNPPKVGNNSPEIETTPPKVETTPPEIQTNPPKVEDNLPKVETKPPEIQTNPPKVETNEDKKKQPEKIDSLKPDSKITTDTEVKTETGNDIESVEQNQPVFDFVQVNNKSIRNFRTDLLSNLTENDFKAPNNQVSNYSRYFLRNWENVVKKENQNTFLGQQNNNLKVYLLNKMNPNLVASIAAKQNHFAYFNRPALGNYYNLPWFGFNSDSLEQKRFSNIFTRNMRFASGTGIFLNANAEKAAFLTNAHVIHVGNSKIPFWKLMNKKVGQNQLNAKLIKFLQYYDDFKIKELDNRILFRLFEQEEKIKKGVPNLPFSFQNNAEINQYMEDLYQNYFELAEWDNYDFDIAVFYFNYSKFISDVDKLIKFFSEQQQNFINSTHSLNNGKFQNFVNDFAEFKKYWQKISKFPPLKISDRIWEDGDFDYTTKIGMFWANNLFSKNVFKGINFRRDANDPRLVAANFFATNGPGASGSGIFNADGSLAFINRSILTVNGNAHSLFYDQFGLTSHLTSGIALRARNYNLVERILKLYVK from the coding sequence ATGAAAAACTTATCAAAATATCTGTTTTATTTAGGTTTTCTAAGTCCTTTTGTAGTTATAAGTTGCACTTCGCAAATTCAGTTCGTAAAAAATAATCCGCCAAAAGTTGGAAATAATTCGCCAGAAATTGAAACTACTCCGCCCAAAGTTGAAACTACTCCGCCCGAAATTCAAACTAATCCGCCCAAAGTTGAAGATAATTTACCCAAAGTTGAAACTAAACCACCCGAAATTCAAACTAATCCGCCCAAAGTTGAAACTAATGAAGATAAGAAAAAACAGCCAGAAAAAATTGATTCATTAAAGCCGGATTCTAAAATAACAACTGACACGGAAGTTAAAACTGAAACCGGAAATGATATTGAATCAGTCGAACAAAATCAACCTGTTTTTGATTTTGTTCAAGTAAACAATAAATCAATTCGCAATTTCCGCACAGATTTATTATCAAATCTTACAGAAAATGATTTTAAAGCCCCAAACAATCAAGTTTCAAATTATAGCCGCTATTTTCTTAGAAATTGGGAAAATGTTGTTAAAAAAGAAAACCAAAACACCTTTCTTGGGCAGCAAAATAATAATTTAAAAGTTTATTTGCTTAATAAAATGAATCCAAATTTAGTCGCTAGTATTGCGGCTAAACAAAATCATTTTGCTTATTTTAACCGCCCCGCTTTAGGAAATTATTATAATTTACCTTGATTTGGGTTTAATTCTGATAGTCTTGAGCAAAAAAGATTTTCCAATATTTTTACAAGAAACATGCGTTTTGCGTCTGGGACAGGCATTTTTTTAAATGCAAATGCCGAAAAAGCAGCTTTTTTGACTAATGCTCACGTTATTCATGTAGGAAATAGCAAAATACCTTTTTGAAAATTAATGAATAAAAAGGTTGGTCAAAATCAACTAAATGCAAAACTAATTAAATTTTTACAATATTATGATGATTTTAAGATAAAAGAACTGGATAATCGCATTTTATTTCGTCTTTTTGAACAAGAAGAAAAAATAAAAAAAGGAGTACCTAACTTACCATTTAGTTTCCAAAATAATGCAGAAATTAATCAATATATGGAGGATTTGTATCAAAATTATTTCGAACTGGCTGAATGAGACAATTACGACTTTGACATTGCAGTTTTTTATTTTAATTACTCAAAATTTATAAGCGATGTTGACAAACTTATAAAATTTTTTAGCGAACAACAACAAAATTTTATAAATTCAACTCACTCACTTAACAATGGGAAATTCCAAAATTTTGTCAACGATTTTGCCGAATTTAAAAAATATTGACAAAAAATTTCAAAATTTCCACCATTGAAAATTTCAGACCGGATTTGAGAGGATGGTGATTTTGACTATACAACAAAAATAGGGATGTTTTGGGCAAATAATTTATTTTCAAAAAATGTTTTTAAAGGTATAAATTTCCGCCGAGATGCTAATGACCCTCGTTTAGTTGCCGCTAATTTTTTTGCAACAAACGGACCTGGAGCTTCAGGAAGTGGAATTTTTAATGCAGATGGCAGCCTTGCTTTTATTAATCGTTCAATTTTAACTGTAAATGGCAATGCTCATTCACTTTTTTATGATCAATTCGGCCTAACATCCCACTTAACTTCCGGAATTGCCCTAAGAGCAAGAAATTATAATTTAGTTGAAAGAATTTTGAAACTTTATGTAAAATAA
- the hinT gene encoding histidine triad protein HinT, with amino-acid sequence MENTTLFLDIIAKKSPAKIIFEDDQVIAFFDKFPVSPGHFLVVPKKYSRNLFHISDEDLTYLIKIARKLALEQVKQLGATGFRLQVNNEKDAKQTIFHTHIHIIPFYKKEE; translated from the coding sequence ATGGAAAATACAACATTATTTTTAGATATTATTGCAAAAAAATCACCAGCAAAAATTATTTTTGAAGATGATCAAGTTATCGCTTTTTTTGACAAGTTTCCGGTTTCACCTGGTCATTTTTTAGTTGTCCCTAAAAAATATTCACGAAATTTATTTCACATTTCCGATGAAGATCTTACTTACTTAATAAAAATTGCAAGAAAATTAGCATTAGAGCAAGTTAAGCAACTTGGCGCAACTGGTTTTAGACTTCAAGTTAATAACGAAAAAGATGCAAAACAAACAATTTTTCACACACACATTCACATTATTCCGTTTTATAAAAAAGAAGAATAG
- a CDS encoding HinT-interacting membrane complex lipoprotein P60 gives MKNHPKKNKFLKKLPVFLVLGTSFSALVSCTVDVNSGGRFDEDRKLSSNDVKDFVENAYVENILAQNIFKTGSNSLASEFTNTNSQFFTQAKAAFDFYQNYQISLDPTYSLKLIAQLQSTNAISASDFALLSPQAGYNKTFNDQAFIVLYNNFSTGITREINKMLLVKAYLTQLDQPNLIKDSQIYKDGISTRTSFTSRQIFQNIDPNSPDFFLIHLMLTKNPVQVWQFESSDPNSISTFSQLKIKDTNTFNTLLRSENINSRLTRKEQQFEKLGKNDEIDTTLLLGYAGILYRQNASLGDLSFQFNDLRIQGQTKSGFLDPASNLLWSAKDFQNFNLINQAKMFPVELSPNFDRKKTKDQVQISDFELKIPAQIPGVSYKIKNVIPTKDNDANKFAVGVLVEISINSSKFYYNVDVSWDENKVLYNPQINADGQNLPKIDNGIAAVSSDLSKISVKYYNKLAPLYDKIVEENNTKQVYFSLENTPWNTQEQKTKLAYSLYLADQGGIFRDAKNFFESIGYKIESKDPIVKIS, from the coding sequence GTGAAAAATCACCCCAAAAAAAACAAATTTTTAAAAAAATTACCGGTTTTCTTAGTTTTAGGTACATCTTTTAGCGCTTTAGTTTCCTGCACCGTTGATGTTAATTCGGGCGGAAGGTTTGATGAAGACCGAAAACTAAGTTCAAATGATGTTAAGGATTTTGTTGAAAATGCCTATGTTGAAAATATTTTAGCCCAAAATATTTTCAAAACCGGCTCAAATTCACTAGCTAGTGAATTTACAAATACAAATTCGCAATTTTTTACCCAAGCAAAAGCGGCTTTTGATTTTTACCAAAACTACCAAATTAGTTTAGATCCAACTTATAGTTTAAAATTAATTGCCCAATTGCAAAGCACTAATGCAATTTCAGCCAGTGATTTTGCACTTTTATCACCTCAGGCTGGTTATAATAAGACTTTTAATGATCAAGCTTTTATTGTTTTATACAATAATTTTTCAACCGGAATTACCCGTGAAATAAATAAAATGTTGCTAGTTAAGGCTTATTTAACTCAACTTGATCAGCCAAATTTGATTAAAGATTCTCAAATTTACAAAGATGGTATTTCAACAAGAACATCCTTTACATCACGGCAAATTTTTCAAAATATTGATCCAAATTCACCTGATTTTTTTCTAATTCACTTAATGTTAACAAAAAATCCGGTTCAAGTTTGGCAATTTGAATCAAGCGACCCAAATAGTATAAGTACTTTTTCACAACTAAAAATTAAAGATACTAATACTTTTAACACACTTTTACGTAGTGAAAATATTAATTCTAGATTAACTCGCAAAGAGCAACAATTTGAAAAACTTGGTAAAAATGACGAGATTGATACAACATTATTGCTTGGATATGCCGGAATTTTGTACCGTCAAAATGCTTCTTTAGGTGATTTATCATTCCAATTTAACGATCTTAGAATTCAAGGTCAAACTAAGTCTGGTTTTTTAGATCCAGCATCAAATCTTCTTTGGTCAGCTAAAGATTTTCAGAATTTTAACTTAATTAATCAAGCAAAAATGTTTCCTGTTGAGCTAAGTCCAAATTTTGACCGTAAAAAAACTAAAGATCAAGTCCAAATTTCTGACTTTGAGCTCAAAATTCCTGCTCAGATTCCAGGAGTATCATATAAAATTAAGAACGTAATTCCGACAAAAGATAACGATGCTAATAAATTTGCTGTTGGTGTTCTTGTCGAAATTAGCATAAATTCATCAAAATTTTATTACAATGTTGATGTTAGTTGGGATGAAAATAAAGTCCTTTATAATCCCCAAATAAATGCTGATGGTCAAAATTTACCAAAAATTGATAACGGAATTGCGGCAGTTAGTTCTGATTTGTCAAAAATATCGGTCAAATATTATAACAAATTAGCTCCTCTATATGATAAAATAGTTGAAGAAAATAACACAAAACAAGTCTACTTTTCGCTTGAAAATACACCTTGAAATACCCAAGAACAAAAAACAAAACTAGCTTATTCATTATATCTTGCTGATCAAGGTGGAATTTTCCGTGATGCTAAAAACTTTTTTGAATCAATTGGATATAAAATCGAATCTAAGGATCCAATTGTAAAAATTAGTTAA
- a CDS encoding HinT-interacting membrane complex protein P80 has product MKKQNIFQKIANLNSDSRKKQQEKAPAKTKKVWIPITLTAGFLTVIGLGVGIPLSYSSGSKNNLEIRDPKSDIVILKSPIADKNIKVEELLSVFKSDNSKQRDDLREAQKYLIEFLYNQEYEASKVFQAAWENTNTDKTQGNSRRFTLQSFEEIRQSQRNFLNDERSRYQTTFGFNNWETEFNKYLNSDPRFNNAVNIEQAVEALSINAAQNVAFARFKLGINKNFTKSDIEDRILKDDIKDEKGQVVYKKGEKLFANLIEIGKNGFGPNIVSPNPTSASNDPKISAFITNSFIKEYVNPTKIINEIYFDPKAPLAGNFNFFEISQISINAKPNAKDAKSPWTVDKKTLQELLTYKVLKTSSESSLAEQVSNNLELIENFKGGNSTDPTQNNQDRILLSTLDYENNKKSAEILGQLPIASLSQTLTNNEAGYIFAFLENSTSAGPKAKLFSKTLMEKLKDLLFKNAQSLLVDPSELNSKPISEIRSLNQRLHSYIQGLSDNELAQAGRAFLETFGADENDNRTHLVYNLGDNLKLVLDSKGMKVLSLNKISSLEDFNKIISHQLQLSANNQIDSKQNSTINMSQLFADISNNNFIQSLLVRDANYQKQLLDSKKTTVEQEKTNFLNSVLQSSENFLNFYVLSQVLNINQKLQDYISNATLNDLSADFWYNNQKERWELKADPSKELRQAIIDKLESLFRFSH; this is encoded by the coding sequence ATGAAAAAGCAAAATATATTTCAAAAGATTGCCAATTTGAATTCAGATTCAAGGAAAAAACAACAAGAAAAAGCGCCAGCCAAAACTAAAAAAGTTTGAATTCCAATTACTTTGACTGCCGGTTTTTTAACTGTAATTGGCCTTGGGGTTGGAATTCCTTTGTCTTATTCAAGTGGTTCTAAAAATAATCTAGAAATCCGCGATCCTAAATCCGATATAGTAATTCTTAAGTCCCCTATTGCAGACAAAAATATCAAAGTTGAAGAATTATTGAGCGTTTTTAAATCTGACAATTCAAAACAACGTGATGATCTCCGTGAAGCTCAAAAATATTTAATTGAATTTTTATATAATCAAGAATATGAAGCATCCAAAGTTTTTCAGGCAGCCTGGGAAAACACAAACACTGACAAAACTCAAGGAAATTCCCGCCGCTTTACATTGCAATCCTTTGAAGAAATACGTCAATCCCAACGAAATTTTCTTAATGATGAGCGTAGTAGATACCAAACCACTTTTGGCTTTAATAATTGAGAAACTGAATTCAATAAGTATTTAAATTCAGATCCACGTTTTAATAATGCAGTTAATATTGAACAAGCAGTTGAAGCGCTTTCAATTAATGCAGCACAAAATGTCGCTTTTGCCCGTTTTAAATTGGGAATTAATAAAAATTTTACTAAAAGTGATATCGAAGATCGAATTTTGAAAGATGATATTAAGGACGAAAAAGGACAAGTAGTTTATAAAAAAGGCGAAAAATTATTTGCTAACTTAATTGAGATCGGCAAAAACGGCTTTGGTCCAAATATTGTTAGTCCAAATCCGACCTCAGCATCAAATGATCCTAAAATTTCTGCTTTTATTACTAACTCTTTTATTAAGGAATATGTAAATCCGACTAAAATAATTAACGAAATTTATTTTGATCCAAAAGCACCTTTGGCTGGAAATTTCAATTTTTTTGAAATTTCGCAAATTTCAATTAATGCAAAACCAAATGCAAAAGATGCAAAATCACCATGAACTGTTGATAAAAAAACTCTCCAAGAACTTTTAACTTATAAAGTTTTAAAAACAAGTTCTGAATCATCACTTGCTGAACAAGTTAGCAACAATTTGGAATTAATTGAAAATTTTAAAGGCGGAAATTCTACTGATCCAACTCAAAATAATCAAGATAGAATTCTACTTTCTACTCTGGATTATGAAAATAATAAAAAAAGTGCTGAAATTTTAGGGCAACTTCCAATTGCTTCACTTAGTCAAACTCTAACAAATAATGAAGCTGGTTATATTTTTGCTTTTTTAGAAAATTCAACCTCAGCTGGACCAAAAGCAAAACTTTTTAGCAAAACTTTAATGGAAAAACTTAAAGATTTGCTCTTTAAAAATGCCCAAAGTTTGCTTGTTGATCCATCTGAGTTAAATTCTAAGCCAATTAGTGAAATTAGAAGTTTAAATCAACGACTTCATTCATACATTCAAGGTCTTTCTGATAATGAACTGGCTCAGGCAGGAAGGGCATTTTTAGAAACTTTTGGTGCAGATGAAAATGATAATCGTACTCATTTAGTTTATAATTTAGGTGATAATTTGAAATTAGTGCTTGACTCAAAAGGAATGAAAGTTTTGAGTTTAAATAAAATTAGTAGTCTTGAAGACTTTAACAAAATAATTTCGCACCAATTGCAATTAAGTGCTAATAATCAAATTGACTCAAAACAAAATTCAACAATAAATATGAGTCAACTTTTTGCCGATATTTCGAATAATAATTTTATTCAGTCGCTTTTAGTTCGTGATGCAAATTATCAAAAACAACTTTTAGATTCAAAAAAAACAACAGTTGAGCAAGAAAAAACCAACTTTTTAAATTCAGTTTTACAATCGTCAGAAAATTTTTTGAATTTTTACGTTCTTTCTCAAGTTTTAAATATTAACCAAAAGTTACAAGATTATATTTCCAATGCAACTTTAAATGATTTAAGCGCAGATTTTTGGTATAATAATCAAAAAGAACGTTGAGAATTGAAAGCCGATCCATCAAAAGAGTTGCGTCAGGCGATAATTGACAAACTTGAAAGTCTTTTTCGATTTAGTCACTAG